From a region of the Pukyongiella litopenaei genome:
- a CDS encoding MarR family winged helix-turn-helix transcriptional regulator, whose amino-acid sequence MTEQLEAVAQQSDLAAGHLSLLGAVCRFPGLGQHAYSEILAINDATLGRYVDRLLRQGLVDRRRSKQDRRAVRIFETPAGRECFLSASRQLEEMLVDTRRTLPEGIYEQLADHLRLLIAAGVQNLPDVGDLNRGRVLAAGHRDEDDAGNED is encoded by the coding sequence ATGACCGAGCAGCTCGAGGCCGTCGCTCAGCAGAGCGACCTGGCCGCCGGACATCTCAGCCTGTTGGGGGCGGTGTGCCGGTTTCCGGGCCTGGGCCAGCACGCCTATTCCGAGATATTGGCGATCAACGACGCAACGCTGGGACGCTATGTCGACCGGCTGCTTCGGCAGGGGTTGGTCGACCGCCGAAGATCGAAACAGGACCGCCGCGCGGTCAGGATCTTCGAAACGCCCGCCGGGCGCGAATGTTTCCTGTCGGCCTCCCGCCAGTTGGAGGAAATGCTGGTCGACACGCGCCGGACCTTGCCCGAAGGTATCTATGAACAGTTGGCCGACCACCTGCGGCTGTTGATTGCAGCAGGGGTGCAGAACCTGCCCGATGTCGGGGATCTGAACCGGGGCAGGGTGCTCGCCGCCGGCCACCGGGATGAGGACGATGCAGGAAACGAGGACTGA